Genomic DNA from Polycladomyces subterraneus:
CACGACTGGGCCAGGGATTTCAACAGCGCGAACGGATGGTCTCCATATCTACGTACCTGACCGTTTCGGGTCATCGTGGTCCGCCCATCCCGGGTGGACATCAGCAGAAACGGATCTCCTCCCATCCAGGAAAAACGGCCGCTGCGGTCACTTCCCTGACCATCCAGCCAAAACGCATAGGTACAGCTTCCGTACAACCGGGCGAACACGCACTCCGGTTCGATCTCATAAGGAAAGAGACGCACCTCGATACTCATGACCACAACTCCTTGACGATTCGATGTATCAAATCGTTGAATTCAACCATACTGAAAGCAAACCTGATGCAAATGAGGTGAGTCATCATGTTTGTCGGCCGTGATTGGCAAACGCTGCACACCACACCGCTTCCCCAGTGGACCGATGAGGAACTGGTGTTTCAACACGCCGTTTTTTCTCAACTTTCCCCGCTGATGAATGCGCAGGGTATCAGCCTGCATCATCAGATTATCGAGGAAATCGAGCGGCGCGGCGGTTCCAGATGAACTAAGTGATGATGGCGGTAACCCAAAGTTGCGCTACGCCTGTCAGGGAACCCGTCAAATCATCTGACTAAGAGGCCTTTTTCCAACGAGCGAACCCACTGACATCCCCTGGTGAATACTGTCCCATTGCTTTCCCGGCTCGCTCCACCTGCGCCCTGCAAGGAAGCAAGTCATGGCCGCTTCGACCAAGGAGCGCAGGTCGCGGGCAAAGTACGCTTCGCTGAGAGAAAGTTGCCTTCCGGGTCTTCGCTCACCTGGAAAATCATTTGCCCCCTCACGGATTTACCAGACATGCCCTAGTTCACCATCTCCCCTTGCAACCGACACTCGGCCACCACCCAATCACCTGGACGGATTTTCCCCTCGACCAGAGAAGGATGTGTCACCATCGTCAACCGCCACTGGTCTTTTCCTGACAATGTGATCTTCCAAATTGTCTGACCGGTAATTTGATTTCTTTCTTCTTCCACCCCCTCTACCCTTCCCCGAAGAGTATAATGTGCCTGCTCCTCCAAGGGGATTTCTCGCGTAAAGCGAGCCACCTGCGCAAACAGCGGCATCGATCCTGCCGTACCCAAAGATCTCGTATCCACCTTTATTTCATAAGCCAGACCGGCGATCCTCATCGTCCATGGACCCGGTTGCTTCGCTCCCCAATCATTTTGCAACCATACCGCTGTTCGGTGCAGGATTCCACCCGGTATACTCCGCCACGCTCCCCAAGCGACGCTGTGACGTTCTGTTTTCCGGACAGTGGAAGGCAGAAACGAATGAGACGAGCCACATACGAGTGCCGGTACCAATTGCACCACACGCGTTCCGTCCGTCACCACCCGAAAACGGACACTGGGCGACATGGGCCAATCCATCCATTCATACCGCTGATCTCCCAGCCATCCCTTTCGTTTTTCTCCCTCTTTCAACGCCCGTTCCACCCACATTTTCGCCTCTTCATGGGACGGCACACCCCATCCGGCCGCCCGCCACAATTGGGCCAGCACATCAGTCCCTCCTTTACTGTCATCATGAGCATTGTCTCAAACGACGCCGGATTCGTACAACCCATTCTCTTTCCAACCGCTTATGCACAAGGTAAAATAGTGGAAAAAAGCTGGAGGGAGAGAAACGTGTCACCATCAACCCGAGAGGTTTTTCGCTCCGTCTGCCCGCTGGATTGCCCGGACACCTGCGGTTTGCATGTCACGGTGGAAGAAGGCCGCATCACCCGGGTGACCGGCGATCCCGATCACCCCATCACCCGCGGAGCAATTTGCCATAAAGTACGCCATTTCCCTGACCGTGTCCACCATCCCGAACGACTGCTTTACCCGATGCGACGCACGGGTGAGAAAGGGGAAGGCAAGTTTGAACGGATCACTTGGGAAGAAGCACTCGATGAGATCACGTCACGAATGAAGCAACTCATCTACAAACACGGGGCCGAATCGATTCTTCCCTACAGTTACTACGGCAACATGGGTTTGGTTAACAATGGGACAATGGACCGACGTTTCTTTCATCGTCTCGGAGCAACGCGGCTGGATCGCACCATCTGCAACGTGGCGGGCAGTCAAGGATTCCAAGCCACCATGGGGATCAAGGGGGCAATCGATCCCGAAGACACGGTCCATAGCCGGTATATCATCGTTTGGGGCGGTAACATCGTTAGCACCAACATGCATCAGGTCATGTTGTTTGAACAAGCCCGCAGACAAGGGGCCAAAATCGTGGTCATCGACGTCCATCGCAATCAGACGGCTCGGTGGGCCGACGAGTTCGTCCAGTTGT
This window encodes:
- a CDS encoding cytosolic protein, with the translated sequence MFVGRDWQTLHTTPLPQWTDEELVFQHAVFSQLSPLMNAQGISLHHQIIEEIERRGGSR